In Aegilops tauschii subsp. strangulata cultivar AL8/78 chromosome 3, Aet v6.0, whole genome shotgun sequence, one genomic interval encodes:
- the LOC141042890 gene encoding uncharacterized protein, with amino-acid sequence MPPRRDNRRNAAGGDNNGNDVPPYMQQLLQGQAQLIQLLVQNQNNNNNNNNPPPPPPVDMLTRNLETVGCTDAERVRFASHLLEGPAAAWWDNYLVTYPIATITWPQFHDAFRAAHVSAGAMSLKKKEFRSLRQGGRTVNAYVEEFNNLARYAPNDVNTDAARQEKFLEGLNDELSLQLTVATFRNCRDLIDKAIVLEGKQHAIENRKRKYNNNNRYNSGPQQKPRTSYHGHGGNGHHKHHGGNGHNHNGHHHHNGQKSNNGRGNGNGGNNNQSHQSMPVQRDISQVQCYKCRQTGHYSNACPESNNGNGNSGVSKPNPIQRGHVNHVNVEEVYNEPDAVIDLIILKSQGLDIILGMVWMIKYEGLIDCASRSITLSAPGGKRIKYVCKYKHKQVHVNSLKGGSLEEVPVVRDYPDVFPEELLGMPPDRDIEFLIDLIPGTGPIAKRPYRMPPQELEELKK; translated from the exons ATGCCGCCGAGGCGTGATAATAGGCGTAATGCTGCAGGAGGAGACAACAATGGCAATGATGTACCGCCATACATGCAGCAGTTGCTTCAGGGACAAGCTCAGTTGATCCAGTTGCTTGTCCagaaccagaacaacaacaataacaacaacaatccaccgcCACCTCCACCAGTGGATATGCTTACCAG GAACCTGGAGACGGTtggatgcacagatgcagagaggGTGAGGTTTGCCTCACATTTGTTGGAGGGTCCTGCTGCAGCTTGGTGGGACAACTACTTGGTCACTTATCCCATTGCTACTATCACATGGCCTCAGTTTCATGATGCTTTTCGTGCTGCACATGTGTCTGCTGGTGCTATGAGTCTGAAAAAGAAGGAGTTCCGCAGTTTGCGCCAGGGAGGTCGCACAGTTAATGCGTATGTGGAGGAATTTAATAATCTTGCACGTTATGCTCCTAATGATGTTAACACTGATGCAGCTAGGCAGGAGAAATTCTTGGAGGGCCTTAATGATGAGTTGAGCCTTCAGTTGACAGTGGCCACTTTTAGGAATTGTCGGGACCTGATTGATAAGGCTATTGTGCTGGAGGGAAAGCAACATGCCATAGAGAATCGCAAGAGGAAGTACAACAACAATAACAGGTATAATTCAGGACCACAGCAGAAGCCACGCACTTCATATCATGGTCATGGAGGTAATGGGCATCATAAACACCATGGAGGGAATGGCCACAACCATAATGGCCACCATCACCACAATGGGCAGAAGAGTAATAATGGTAGAGGTAATGGTAATGGAGGGAATAATAACCAGAGCCACCAGAGTATGCCTGTGCAGAGGGATATTAGTCAGGTTCAGTGCTATAAGTGTAGGCAGACGGGCCACTACTCCAATGCTTGTCCAGAGAGCAATAACGGTAATGGGAATTCAGGAGTGAGCAAGCCAAACCCCATCCAAAGGGGTCATGTCAACCatgttaatgtggaggaggtctacaatgaacctgatgCAGTGATTG ATTTAATTATACTGAAGTCACAAGGTCTGGATATTATTTTGGGTATGGTCTGGATGATCAAGTATGAGGGTCTTATTGATTGTGCCAGTCGATCTATTACTCTCAGTGCACCAGGAGGGAAGAGGATCAAATATGTATGTAAGTATAAGCATAAGCAGGTACATGTGAACTCTCTTAAGGGGGGTAGCCTGGAAGAGGTGCCAGTTGTGAGGGATTATCCAGATGTGTTTCCAGAGGAGTTGCTAGgtatgccaccagatagagataTTGAGTTTCTTATTGATTTAATACCAGGCACTGGACCTATTGCAAAGAGACCGTATAGAATGCCTCCTCAAGAGTTAGAGGAATTGAAGAAGTAG